Proteins encoded within one genomic window of Brassica rapa cultivar Chiifu-401-42 chromosome A09, CAAS_Brap_v3.01, whole genome shotgun sequence:
- the LOC103843495 gene encoding probable galacturonosyltransferase 6 isoform X3 has product MKQSRRWQRILLLSLLSISFFAPLILVSNRLQSITPVGRRESIEDLSNFRHMTNDLRLNAIEHEGGVGLKGPRHILLKDEGFNESGAVTQSSENEKTVDFPKTDVSGNDLQYREEKVIDSQQKTESSDEKFLTVIQLANKTDIKPPLSKFEKSAKAQRDGATDVKIKEIRDKVIQAKAYLNFAPPGSNSQIVKELRTRMRDLERAVGDVTKDKDLSKGALRKLKPMEAALYKASRIFTNCPAMATKLRAMNYNTEELAQAQKNQATYLMHLAARTTPKGQHCLSMRLTSDYFALDPEKRQMPNQENYNDPSLNHYVVFSDNVLASAVVVNSTISSSKDPEKIVFHVVTDSLNYPSISMWFLLNVHSRATIQIQNIDDMDVLPSDFDQLLMKQNSNDPRFISTLNHARFYLPDIFPGLKKVVLFDHDVVVQRDLSRLWSIDMKGKVIGAVETCQEGEEASLHSMSTFINFSDAWVAGKFSPKACTWGFGMNLVDLEEWRRRKLTSTYVKYFNLGTKRPLWKAGSLPIGWLTFYRQTLPLDKRWHVMGLGRESDIKTVDIEQAAVIHYDGIMKPWLDIGIEKYKRYWNRHVPYYHSYLQQCNIQA; this is encoded by the exons ATGAAGCAAAGTCGTCGATGGCAGAGGATTCTCCTCCTCTCCCTGCTGTCGATCTCTTTCTTCGCCCCGCTTATCCTCGTCTCGAATCGGCTTCAGAGCATCACTCCCGTTG GTCGGAGAGAATCGATCGAAGATTTATCCAACTTT AGACATATGACAAATGACCTTAGACTTAATGCTATCGAACAT GAAGGTGGAGTAGGCTTGAAGGGGCCAAGGCACATTCTCCTCAAGGATGAGGGGTTTAATGAAAGTGGTGCTGTTACCCAGTCCAGCGAGAATGAGAAAACAGTCGACTTCCCAAAAACTGATG TTTCAGGAAATGATCTCCAATACAGGGAAGAGAAAGTAATAGATTCACAACAGAAGACAGAAAGCTCTGATGAGAAG TTTCTAACAGTTATTCAACTCGCTAATAAAACGGATATCAAACCCCCTTTATCTAAGTTTGAAAAGAGCGCAAAGGCGCAGCGTGATGGAGCAACAGATGTGAAGATAAAGGAGATCAGAGACAAAGTTATACAAGCTAAGGCCTACCTGAATTTTGCCCCACCTGGAAGTAATTCTCAGATTGTTAAGGAGTTGAGAACTCGAATGAGAGATCTTGAACGGGCTGTTGGTGACGTGACAAAGGATAAGGATTTGTCAAAGGG CGCCCTTCGCAAGTTGAAGCCCATGGAAGCTGCACTATACAAGGCTAGTCGTATCTTCACCAATTGCCCTGCCATGGCTACCAAACTCCGTGCCATGAATTACAATACAGAAGAGCTAGCTCAGGCGCAGAAAAACCAAGCAACATATCTAATGCACCTTGCTGCAAGGACCACCCCAAAAGGGCAACACTGTCTCTCCATGCGTTTGACATCAGATTACTTTGCTCTGGATCCTGAAAAAAGGCAGATGCCTAACCAGGAAAACTACAACGATCCTAGTCTCAATCACTATGTTGTCTTCTCTGACAATGTTTTGGCTTCTGCAGTCGTTGTTAACTCTACAATATCTTCTTCAAAG GATCCGGAAAAAATTGTATTCCACGTGGTGACTGATTCACTTAACTACCCATCAATCTCCATGTGGTTTTTGCTAAACGTTCATAGTAGAGCTACCATCCAAATCCAAAACATTGATGATATGGATGTCCTGCCTTCAGATTTTGATCAACTGCTGATGAAGCAAAATTCCAATGACCCAAGATTCATTTCTACTCTCAACCACGCACGCTTCTATCTCCCGGATATATTCCCGGGTTTGAAGAAGGTGGTACTCTTTGACCATGATGTAGTAGTTCAGCGAGATTTAAGTAGACTCTGGAGCATTGATATGAAAGGGAAGGTGATTGGTGCTGTAGAGACTTGTCAAGAAGGTGAAGAAGCTTCACTCCATTCAATGAGCACATTTATTAATTTCTCAGACGCATGGGTCGCTGGAAAATTCAGTCCTAAAGCGTGCACGTGGGGGTTTGGAATGAATCTGGTTGATCTCGAAGAATGGAGAAGACGGAAGTTGACTTCTACATACGTAAAATACTTCAACCTG GGAACAAAGAGACCGTTGTGGAAAGCTGGAAGCTTACCAATAGGGTGGTTGACTTTCTATAGGCAAACATTACCTTTGGACAAGAGATGGCATGTGATGGGGTTAGGTAGAGAATCAGACATCAAAACGGTCGACATCGAACAAGCAGCGGTAATACACTACGATGGGATCATGAAGCCGTGGTTGGATATTGGAATAGAGAAATACAAACGTTACTGGAACAGACATGTCCCTTACTATCACTCCTACTTGCAACAGTGCAATATTCAAGCTTGA
- the LOC103843495 gene encoding probable galacturonosyltransferase 6 isoform X4 — translation MKQSRRWQRILLLSLLSISFFAPLILVSNRLQSITPVGRRESIEDLSNFRHMTNDLRLNAIEHEGGVGLKGPRHILLKDEGFNESGAVTQSSENEKTVDFPKTDGNDLQYREEKVIDSQQKTESSDEKFLTVIQLANKTDIKPPLSKFEKSAKAQRDGATDVKIKEIRDKVIQAKAYLNFAPPGSNSQIVKELRTRMRDLERAVGDVTKDKDLSKGALRKLKPMEAALYKASRIFTNCPAMATKLRAMNYNTEELAQAQKNQATYLMHLAARTTPKGQHCLSMRLTSDYFALDPEKRQMPNQENYNDPSLNHYVVFSDNVLASAVVVNSTISSSKDPEKIVFHVVTDSLNYPSISMWFLLNVHSRATIQIQNIDDMDVLPSDFDQLLMKQNSNDPRFISTLNHARFYLPDIFPGLKKVVLFDHDVVVQRDLSRLWSIDMKGKVIGAVETCQEGEEASLHSMSTFINFSDAWVAGKFSPKACTWGFGMNLVDLEEWRRRKLTSTYVKYFNLGTKRPLWKAGSLPIGWLTFYRQTLPLDKRWHVMGLGRESDIKTVDIEQAAVIHYDGIMKPWLDIGIEKYKRYWNRHVPYYHSYLQQCNIQA, via the exons ATGAAGCAAAGTCGTCGATGGCAGAGGATTCTCCTCCTCTCCCTGCTGTCGATCTCTTTCTTCGCCCCGCTTATCCTCGTCTCGAATCGGCTTCAGAGCATCACTCCCGTTG GTCGGAGAGAATCGATCGAAGATTTATCCAACTTT AGACATATGACAAATGACCTTAGACTTAATGCTATCGAACAT GAAGGTGGAGTAGGCTTGAAGGGGCCAAGGCACATTCTCCTCAAGGATGAGGGGTTTAATGAAAGTGGTGCTGTTACCCAGTCCAGCGAGAATGAGAAAACAGTCGACTTCCCAAAAACTGATG GAAATGATCTCCAATACAGGGAAGAGAAAGTAATAGATTCACAACAGAAGACAGAAAGCTCTGATGAGAAG TTTCTAACAGTTATTCAACTCGCTAATAAAACGGATATCAAACCCCCTTTATCTAAGTTTGAAAAGAGCGCAAAGGCGCAGCGTGATGGAGCAACAGATGTGAAGATAAAGGAGATCAGAGACAAAGTTATACAAGCTAAGGCCTACCTGAATTTTGCCCCACCTGGAAGTAATTCTCAGATTGTTAAGGAGTTGAGAACTCGAATGAGAGATCTTGAACGGGCTGTTGGTGACGTGACAAAGGATAAGGATTTGTCAAAGGG CGCCCTTCGCAAGTTGAAGCCCATGGAAGCTGCACTATACAAGGCTAGTCGTATCTTCACCAATTGCCCTGCCATGGCTACCAAACTCCGTGCCATGAATTACAATACAGAAGAGCTAGCTCAGGCGCAGAAAAACCAAGCAACATATCTAATGCACCTTGCTGCAAGGACCACCCCAAAAGGGCAACACTGTCTCTCCATGCGTTTGACATCAGATTACTTTGCTCTGGATCCTGAAAAAAGGCAGATGCCTAACCAGGAAAACTACAACGATCCTAGTCTCAATCACTATGTTGTCTTCTCTGACAATGTTTTGGCTTCTGCAGTCGTTGTTAACTCTACAATATCTTCTTCAAAG GATCCGGAAAAAATTGTATTCCACGTGGTGACTGATTCACTTAACTACCCATCAATCTCCATGTGGTTTTTGCTAAACGTTCATAGTAGAGCTACCATCCAAATCCAAAACATTGATGATATGGATGTCCTGCCTTCAGATTTTGATCAACTGCTGATGAAGCAAAATTCCAATGACCCAAGATTCATTTCTACTCTCAACCACGCACGCTTCTATCTCCCGGATATATTCCCGGGTTTGAAGAAGGTGGTACTCTTTGACCATGATGTAGTAGTTCAGCGAGATTTAAGTAGACTCTGGAGCATTGATATGAAAGGGAAGGTGATTGGTGCTGTAGAGACTTGTCAAGAAGGTGAAGAAGCTTCACTCCATTCAATGAGCACATTTATTAATTTCTCAGACGCATGGGTCGCTGGAAAATTCAGTCCTAAAGCGTGCACGTGGGGGTTTGGAATGAATCTGGTTGATCTCGAAGAATGGAGAAGACGGAAGTTGACTTCTACATACGTAAAATACTTCAACCTG GGAACAAAGAGACCGTTGTGGAAAGCTGGAAGCTTACCAATAGGGTGGTTGACTTTCTATAGGCAAACATTACCTTTGGACAAGAGATGGCATGTGATGGGGTTAGGTAGAGAATCAGACATCAAAACGGTCGACATCGAACAAGCAGCGGTAATACACTACGATGGGATCATGAAGCCGTGGTTGGATATTGGAATAGAGAAATACAAACGTTACTGGAACAGACATGTCCCTTACTATCACTCCTACTTGCAACAGTGCAATATTCAAGCTTGA
- the LOC103843495 gene encoding probable galacturonosyltransferase 6 isoform X1 has protein sequence MKQSRRWQRILLLSLLSISFFAPLILVSNRLQSITPVGRRESIEDLSNFRHMTNDLRLNAIEHEGGVGLKGPRHILLKDEGFNESGAVTQSSENEKTVDFPKTDVSGNDLQYREEKVIDSQQKTESSDEKDQFLTVIQLANKTDIKPPLSKFEKSAKAQRDGATDVKIKEIRDKVIQAKAYLNFAPPGSNSQIVKELRTRMRDLERAVGDVTKDKDLSKGALRKLKPMEAALYKASRIFTNCPAMATKLRAMNYNTEELAQAQKNQATYLMHLAARTTPKGQHCLSMRLTSDYFALDPEKRQMPNQENYNDPSLNHYVVFSDNVLASAVVVNSTISSSKDPEKIVFHVVTDSLNYPSISMWFLLNVHSRATIQIQNIDDMDVLPSDFDQLLMKQNSNDPRFISTLNHARFYLPDIFPGLKKVVLFDHDVVVQRDLSRLWSIDMKGKVIGAVETCQEGEEASLHSMSTFINFSDAWVAGKFSPKACTWGFGMNLVDLEEWRRRKLTSTYVKYFNLGTKRPLWKAGSLPIGWLTFYRQTLPLDKRWHVMGLGRESDIKTVDIEQAAVIHYDGIMKPWLDIGIEKYKRYWNRHVPYYHSYLQQCNIQA, from the exons ATGAAGCAAAGTCGTCGATGGCAGAGGATTCTCCTCCTCTCCCTGCTGTCGATCTCTTTCTTCGCCCCGCTTATCCTCGTCTCGAATCGGCTTCAGAGCATCACTCCCGTTG GTCGGAGAGAATCGATCGAAGATTTATCCAACTTT AGACATATGACAAATGACCTTAGACTTAATGCTATCGAACAT GAAGGTGGAGTAGGCTTGAAGGGGCCAAGGCACATTCTCCTCAAGGATGAGGGGTTTAATGAAAGTGGTGCTGTTACCCAGTCCAGCGAGAATGAGAAAACAGTCGACTTCCCAAAAACTGATG TTTCAGGAAATGATCTCCAATACAGGGAAGAGAAAGTAATAGATTCACAACAGAAGACAGAAAGCTCTGATGAGAAG GATCAGTTTCTAACAGTTATTCAACTCGCTAATAAAACGGATATCAAACCCCCTTTATCTAAGTTTGAAAAGAGCGCAAAGGCGCAGCGTGATGGAGCAACAGATGTGAAGATAAAGGAGATCAGAGACAAAGTTATACAAGCTAAGGCCTACCTGAATTTTGCCCCACCTGGAAGTAATTCTCAGATTGTTAAGGAGTTGAGAACTCGAATGAGAGATCTTGAACGGGCTGTTGGTGACGTGACAAAGGATAAGGATTTGTCAAAGGG CGCCCTTCGCAAGTTGAAGCCCATGGAAGCTGCACTATACAAGGCTAGTCGTATCTTCACCAATTGCCCTGCCATGGCTACCAAACTCCGTGCCATGAATTACAATACAGAAGAGCTAGCTCAGGCGCAGAAAAACCAAGCAACATATCTAATGCACCTTGCTGCAAGGACCACCCCAAAAGGGCAACACTGTCTCTCCATGCGTTTGACATCAGATTACTTTGCTCTGGATCCTGAAAAAAGGCAGATGCCTAACCAGGAAAACTACAACGATCCTAGTCTCAATCACTATGTTGTCTTCTCTGACAATGTTTTGGCTTCTGCAGTCGTTGTTAACTCTACAATATCTTCTTCAAAG GATCCGGAAAAAATTGTATTCCACGTGGTGACTGATTCACTTAACTACCCATCAATCTCCATGTGGTTTTTGCTAAACGTTCATAGTAGAGCTACCATCCAAATCCAAAACATTGATGATATGGATGTCCTGCCTTCAGATTTTGATCAACTGCTGATGAAGCAAAATTCCAATGACCCAAGATTCATTTCTACTCTCAACCACGCACGCTTCTATCTCCCGGATATATTCCCGGGTTTGAAGAAGGTGGTACTCTTTGACCATGATGTAGTAGTTCAGCGAGATTTAAGTAGACTCTGGAGCATTGATATGAAAGGGAAGGTGATTGGTGCTGTAGAGACTTGTCAAGAAGGTGAAGAAGCTTCACTCCATTCAATGAGCACATTTATTAATTTCTCAGACGCATGGGTCGCTGGAAAATTCAGTCCTAAAGCGTGCACGTGGGGGTTTGGAATGAATCTGGTTGATCTCGAAGAATGGAGAAGACGGAAGTTGACTTCTACATACGTAAAATACTTCAACCTG GGAACAAAGAGACCGTTGTGGAAAGCTGGAAGCTTACCAATAGGGTGGTTGACTTTCTATAGGCAAACATTACCTTTGGACAAGAGATGGCATGTGATGGGGTTAGGTAGAGAATCAGACATCAAAACGGTCGACATCGAACAAGCAGCGGTAATACACTACGATGGGATCATGAAGCCGTGGTTGGATATTGGAATAGAGAAATACAAACGTTACTGGAACAGACATGTCCCTTACTATCACTCCTACTTGCAACAGTGCAATATTCAAGCTTGA
- the LOC103843496 gene encoding uncharacterized protein LOC103843496: MQREYTQVLVVSSISLMLAAAAHYRLRRLRDTKIIPRLKTSHKHKDHEKLERFSHYVARQMGFKDRRDCPNLCKLAAEYISKSECCEEDIYSFFSQEPDADSLFIKLVEEFERCILSYFAFHWSHADLMISQILHADTEPKRKLKQIVMAATREQRINRVTKNLKVARVFNTLVEEMRAMGIASVDDSQCTEVMEPVAHKDRSPVLLLMGGGMGAGKSTVLKDILKEAFWAGADAVVIEADAFKESDVIYRALSSRGHVDMIQTAELVHQSSTDAASSLLVTALNEGRDVIMDGTLSWVPFVVQTITMARNVHRHHYRMGAGYKVDDDGVITEDYWERIGERQQLQEDGRRRKPYRIELVGVVCDAYLAVIRGIRRAIMCRRAVRVRSQLRSHKRFADAFPTYCSLVDGARLYCTNALEGSPKLIGWKEKEKTLLVDPEEIDCLKRVGGLNENADSIYQLYNQPNPACEAGSIWKDIVLSPSRFNIQQELKYSIQKVERSKQQQHPKLKDKRV, from the exons ATGCAGAGAg agTACACGCAGGTACTGGTGGTATCATCGATCAGTTTGATGCTAGCAGCCGCAGCGCATTACCGTCTCAGGAGACTACGTGACACCAAAATCATCCCTCGTCTAAAAACATCTCACAAACACAAAGACCATGAGAAACTCGAGAGGTTCTCTCATTACGTGGCGAGGCAGATGGGGTTTAAAGACAGAAGAGACTGTCCGAATCTCTGCAAGCTAGCAGCAGAGTACATCAGCAAATCAGAATGCTGTGAAGAAGACATTTACAGCTTCTTCTCTCAAGAGCCTGACGCTGATTCTCTCTTCATTAAGCTCGTTGAGGAGTTTGAGAGATGCATTCTCAGCTACTTTGCGTTTCACTGGAGCCACGCTGATCTCATGATTAGTCAG ATTCTACATGCGGATACTGAGCCTAAGAGGAAGCTGAAGCAGATTGTGATGGCAGCTACAAG AGAACAGAGGATCAATAGGGTCACTAAGAACTTGAAAGTAGCAAGAGTGTTCAACACTTTGGTAGAGGAGATGAGAGCAATGGGAATAGCGTCTGTGGATGACTCACAGTGTACTGAAGTTATGGAACCAGTGGCTCACAAAGACCGAAGCCCGGTTCTACTCCTCATGGGTGGTGGGATGGGTGCAGGCAAAAGCACTGTTCTTAAGGACATACTCAAAGA AGCGTTTTGGGCAGGAGCAGACGCTGTGGTAATTGAAGCTGATGCTTTCAAGGAATCTGACGTCATCTACAGAGCCTTGAGCTCTCGTGGACATGTAGATATGATCCAGACAGCTGAACTGGTTCACCAGTCATCAACAGACGCAGCTTCATCGCTGCTAGTGACGGCTTTGAACGAAGGGAGGGACGTGATAATGGATGGGACACTCTCTTGGGTGCCTTTTGTGGTGCAGACGATAACAATGGCGAGGAACGTGCACCGTCACCATTACAGAATGGGAGCTGGATACAAGGTCGATGATGATGGGGTCATCACAGAGGATTACTGGGAACGGATTGGTGAAAGACAACAGCTGCAGGAGGatgggaggaggaggaagcCGTATAGGATAGAACTAGTTGGAGTCGTGTGTGATGCATACTTAGCTGTTATAAGAGGCATTAG GAGAGCTATCATGTGTAGAAGAGCGGTTAGGGTGAGATCTCAGCTGAGATCTCACAAAAGGTTTGCAGATGCGTTTCCTACGTATTGCAGCCTTGTTGATGGTGCTAGGCTCTACTGCACCAACGCTCTGGAAGGCTCACCAAAG CTGATAGGTTGGAAAGAAAAGGAGAAGACGCTGCTGGTGGATCCAGAGGAGATAGACTGTTTGAAACGAGTGGGAGGTTTGAACGAGAACGCAGACTCAATATACCAGCTCTATAACCAACCGAACCCAGCATGTGAAGCCGGATCAATCTGGAAAGACATTGTTCTTTCACCTTCAAGGTTTAACATTCAACAGGAACTCAAATACTCCATTCAGAAAGTTGAAAGAtctaaacaacaacaacatccaAAGCTCAAAGACAAGAGAGTTTAA
- the LOC103843495 gene encoding probable galacturonosyltransferase 6 isoform X2 → MKQSRRWQRILLLSLLSISFFAPLILVSNRLQSITPVGRRESIEDLSNFRHMTNDLRLNAIEHEGGVGLKGPRHILLKDEGFNESGAVTQSSENEKTVDFPKTDGNDLQYREEKVIDSQQKTESSDEKDQFLTVIQLANKTDIKPPLSKFEKSAKAQRDGATDVKIKEIRDKVIQAKAYLNFAPPGSNSQIVKELRTRMRDLERAVGDVTKDKDLSKGALRKLKPMEAALYKASRIFTNCPAMATKLRAMNYNTEELAQAQKNQATYLMHLAARTTPKGQHCLSMRLTSDYFALDPEKRQMPNQENYNDPSLNHYVVFSDNVLASAVVVNSTISSSKDPEKIVFHVVTDSLNYPSISMWFLLNVHSRATIQIQNIDDMDVLPSDFDQLLMKQNSNDPRFISTLNHARFYLPDIFPGLKKVVLFDHDVVVQRDLSRLWSIDMKGKVIGAVETCQEGEEASLHSMSTFINFSDAWVAGKFSPKACTWGFGMNLVDLEEWRRRKLTSTYVKYFNLGTKRPLWKAGSLPIGWLTFYRQTLPLDKRWHVMGLGRESDIKTVDIEQAAVIHYDGIMKPWLDIGIEKYKRYWNRHVPYYHSYLQQCNIQA, encoded by the exons ATGAAGCAAAGTCGTCGATGGCAGAGGATTCTCCTCCTCTCCCTGCTGTCGATCTCTTTCTTCGCCCCGCTTATCCTCGTCTCGAATCGGCTTCAGAGCATCACTCCCGTTG GTCGGAGAGAATCGATCGAAGATTTATCCAACTTT AGACATATGACAAATGACCTTAGACTTAATGCTATCGAACAT GAAGGTGGAGTAGGCTTGAAGGGGCCAAGGCACATTCTCCTCAAGGATGAGGGGTTTAATGAAAGTGGTGCTGTTACCCAGTCCAGCGAGAATGAGAAAACAGTCGACTTCCCAAAAACTGATG GAAATGATCTCCAATACAGGGAAGAGAAAGTAATAGATTCACAACAGAAGACAGAAAGCTCTGATGAGAAG GATCAGTTTCTAACAGTTATTCAACTCGCTAATAAAACGGATATCAAACCCCCTTTATCTAAGTTTGAAAAGAGCGCAAAGGCGCAGCGTGATGGAGCAACAGATGTGAAGATAAAGGAGATCAGAGACAAAGTTATACAAGCTAAGGCCTACCTGAATTTTGCCCCACCTGGAAGTAATTCTCAGATTGTTAAGGAGTTGAGAACTCGAATGAGAGATCTTGAACGGGCTGTTGGTGACGTGACAAAGGATAAGGATTTGTCAAAGGG CGCCCTTCGCAAGTTGAAGCCCATGGAAGCTGCACTATACAAGGCTAGTCGTATCTTCACCAATTGCCCTGCCATGGCTACCAAACTCCGTGCCATGAATTACAATACAGAAGAGCTAGCTCAGGCGCAGAAAAACCAAGCAACATATCTAATGCACCTTGCTGCAAGGACCACCCCAAAAGGGCAACACTGTCTCTCCATGCGTTTGACATCAGATTACTTTGCTCTGGATCCTGAAAAAAGGCAGATGCCTAACCAGGAAAACTACAACGATCCTAGTCTCAATCACTATGTTGTCTTCTCTGACAATGTTTTGGCTTCTGCAGTCGTTGTTAACTCTACAATATCTTCTTCAAAG GATCCGGAAAAAATTGTATTCCACGTGGTGACTGATTCACTTAACTACCCATCAATCTCCATGTGGTTTTTGCTAAACGTTCATAGTAGAGCTACCATCCAAATCCAAAACATTGATGATATGGATGTCCTGCCTTCAGATTTTGATCAACTGCTGATGAAGCAAAATTCCAATGACCCAAGATTCATTTCTACTCTCAACCACGCACGCTTCTATCTCCCGGATATATTCCCGGGTTTGAAGAAGGTGGTACTCTTTGACCATGATGTAGTAGTTCAGCGAGATTTAAGTAGACTCTGGAGCATTGATATGAAAGGGAAGGTGATTGGTGCTGTAGAGACTTGTCAAGAAGGTGAAGAAGCTTCACTCCATTCAATGAGCACATTTATTAATTTCTCAGACGCATGGGTCGCTGGAAAATTCAGTCCTAAAGCGTGCACGTGGGGGTTTGGAATGAATCTGGTTGATCTCGAAGAATGGAGAAGACGGAAGTTGACTTCTACATACGTAAAATACTTCAACCTG GGAACAAAGAGACCGTTGTGGAAAGCTGGAAGCTTACCAATAGGGTGGTTGACTTTCTATAGGCAAACATTACCTTTGGACAAGAGATGGCATGTGATGGGGTTAGGTAGAGAATCAGACATCAAAACGGTCGACATCGAACAAGCAGCGGTAATACACTACGATGGGATCATGAAGCCGTGGTTGGATATTGGAATAGAGAAATACAAACGTTACTGGAACAGACATGTCCCTTACTATCACTCCTACTTGCAACAGTGCAATATTCAAGCTTGA